The genomic stretch CTCCTGCGCCGGCGATCCCTCACGCACCCGTTCCACCGTCCATATGTCGGGATCTTCTCCCCGCATCAGGGTCATGCCCATGACCGCGCGGCGTGCATACTGCGTGTCCTGTCGGCGCACGGCGGCCGGCGGGCTGGCCCCGGCATGACCGTCGTCCAACAGATCCAGCATTTCGTTCAGCACCCGGTACAGGGCCCGGTCATCGACCGCCGACGCCGCCAGGGGCCGAAACCGATCCCGCGCCGCACCCCAGTCCACCCCGTGCAGGTTGGGATCGTAATAGCCGCGCCGCACCTCGCTCCAGACCTTGTCGAACACCCGCTGGTTCGTCCGCGCCCGATCACGCGAGGGCGCCATCTGCACGATGTCGGAGAAGCGCGTCCCGGTCGTCGCCTGGGGCGCGCCGAACGCCGATCCGGCCGCCAGCAGTAAGCTTAACGACAAGGCGCTGGAAACACTCAGGAAGCGGCGACCGAACATGGGACGATCCTTGGCCGAACCCCGCTCGCCGCGCAAATCACGAAGAGTCGCGCGCGTCTTGTCTTCGCCACAGGCTCGGGCCAAGAGCCCCGCACCTGATTTGCGGACCGCGCCCCGGACGACCCCCATGCCCATCACCACGGTCGGCCTCGATGCCGACGACACCCTCTGGCACAATGAGACGATCTTTCGTCTGACCCACGCCCGGTTCGTCGACCTGCTGGACGACCACGGCGACGCGGCCACCATCGAGGCGCGCCTGGCCGAGACCGAACAGCGCAACCTGCGCCTCTACGGCTACGGCGTGAAGGGCTTCACCCTGTCGATGATCGAGACGGCGATGGAGCTGTGCGACGGCGGCGCCCCGCCCGAGGTGGTGCGCGAGATCCTGGCCGCCGGCCGCGAAATGCTGGCCCACCCGGTCGAGACCCTGCCCGGCGTGGACGAGGTCGTCGCCCAACTGTCCGAAAACTACCGCCTGGTCCTGATCACCAAGGGCGACCTGCTGGACCAGGAACGCAAGCTGGCGGCCTCGGGCCTCGGCGACCTGTTTGCGGCGGTGGAGATTGTCTCGGAAAAGGACCGCGCCACCTACGAGCGCGTCTTCGCCCGCCACGGCACGGGACCGGCCGAAGCCGTCATGGCCGGCAATTCGATGAAGTCCGACGTCCTGCCCGCCATCGCCGCCGGCGCCTTCGGCGTCCACATCCCCTATCACGTCACCTGGGCCCATGAACTGGCCGACGCCCCCGAAAACGAGCCCCGCTACGTCTCGCTGAGCCGCATCGCCGAACTGCCCGACTGGATCGCGGCCATCGCTGACGCATAAGCTCTTGCCCCCCCGCCCCTCCCTCTCTAAACGGGCCGCTTAACCGACAACCCGACGCGAGCTCCGCATGGCGACGCCCTGCGGCGGCTACGCGCGCGCAAACAACGAAGGATCAGGTCGCCCCTTGGACGCCTCGGACATCAGTCATGACGAACGCGACGCCATGGTGCGTGCGGCGCTGGCCGAACAGGGCGACAGCGGCGTGACTCCGCGTCACACGCGGTTCTACTTCTATGGCGAGGGCGACCACGGC from Brevundimonas sp. SL130 encodes the following:
- a CDS encoding HAD family hydrolase — its product is MPITTVGLDADDTLWHNETIFRLTHARFVDLLDDHGDAATIEARLAETEQRNLRLYGYGVKGFTLSMIETAMELCDGGAPPEVVREILAAGREMLAHPVETLPGVDEVVAQLSENYRLVLITKGDLLDQERKLAASGLGDLFAAVEIVSEKDRATYERVFARHGTGPAEAVMAGNSMKSDVLPAIAAGAFGVHIPYHVTWAHELADAPENEPRYVSLSRIAELPDWIAAIADA